From Barrientosiimonas humi, a single genomic window includes:
- a CDS encoding cytochrome c oxidase assembly protein translates to MPFVGLVVVAGLLFSAMAAMFGGAAAPIELSDAGPVVRWGIPLLRVVHDLAAALTVGMFLLGGLLMPEGKNTQRRAYAGRLATASATVWGLAGLLGGVMAYSDLSGTAIGSSGFFSAYWTNTWQLELLRAPAITSFAALVIALLSSIERGRNAMAWLFFASVVAILPLALVGHAAGSADHDSAVNSLAFHLVGATIWVGGLLALLLLWSRLGKGAAATAARYSRIALWCFVLVALSGLLNAAVRLGGFGELTSDYGILVLAKTAALVVLGGFGYLQRERVIRVLERSPDEKAPRGAFARFAALEVLVMGATVGIATALARTPPPGGEEISASDPVLDRTGYPTPPDFTVTRLLTMWRTEWLFTTVAVIAIGVYLAWMLRLRRRGDSWPIHRTICWVAGWLLFVYVIDSGIGIYGRVMFSIHMIEHMIISMGVPLLLVLGAPVTLALRALPKRKDATLGPRELILATVHSRATRFFGNPVVAAVLFFFSLVVFYYSPLFGLALQTHTGHVLMIVHFLLTGYLFVWSLIGVDPGPPKLPAPLRLLVLLVTLASHAFFGVALMTGTTLLVPEFFNALQLPWVPDPLDDQQAAGAVAWGTGELPTVILAVLVTADWLRSDNKEARRQERQAERDDDADLKAYNEYLAGRAGRGGPPKE, encoded by the coding sequence GTGCCGTTCGTCGGTCTGGTCGTCGTCGCCGGCCTCCTGTTCAGCGCCATGGCGGCGATGTTCGGCGGGGCCGCAGCGCCGATCGAGCTGTCCGACGCCGGGCCCGTCGTCCGGTGGGGCATCCCCCTGCTGCGGGTGGTGCACGACCTGGCCGCGGCGCTGACGGTGGGCATGTTCCTGCTGGGCGGCCTGCTGATGCCGGAGGGCAAGAACACCCAGCGCAGGGCGTACGCCGGGCGCTTGGCCACCGCGTCGGCGACGGTCTGGGGTCTGGCGGGTCTGCTCGGCGGGGTCATGGCGTACTCCGACCTGTCGGGCACCGCGATCGGCTCGTCGGGCTTCTTCTCCGCCTACTGGACCAACACCTGGCAGCTGGAGCTGCTGCGCGCGCCGGCGATCACCTCGTTCGCGGCGCTGGTGATCGCGCTGCTGTCCTCGATCGAGCGCGGCCGCAACGCGATGGCGTGGCTGTTCTTCGCGTCGGTCGTCGCGATCCTGCCGCTGGCGCTGGTGGGTCACGCCGCGGGCTCGGCCGACCACGACTCTGCGGTCAACTCGCTGGCCTTCCACCTGGTCGGCGCCACCATCTGGGTCGGCGGTCTGCTGGCGCTGCTGCTGCTGTGGTCGCGGCTCGGCAAGGGCGCGGCGGCGACGGCCGCGCGCTACTCCAGGATCGCGCTCTGGTGCTTCGTGCTGGTCGCGCTGTCCGGCCTGCTGAACGCGGCCGTCCGGCTCGGCGGCTTCGGGGAGCTCACCAGCGACTACGGCATCCTCGTGCTGGCCAAGACCGCGGCGCTGGTGGTGCTCGGCGGGTTCGGCTACCTGCAGCGCGAGCGCGTCATCCGGGTGCTCGAGCGCAGCCCCGACGAGAAGGCGCCGCGCGGCGCGTTCGCCCGGTTCGCCGCGCTCGAGGTGCTCGTCATGGGCGCCACCGTCGGCATCGCGACGGCGCTGGCCCGCACGCCCCCGCCGGGCGGGGAGGAGATCAGCGCCTCCGACCCGGTGCTCGACCGCACCGGATACCCCACGCCGCCCGACTTCACCGTCACCCGGCTGCTGACGATGTGGCGCACCGAGTGGCTGTTCACGACCGTCGCGGTCATCGCGATCGGCGTCTACCTCGCGTGGATGCTGCGGCTGCGCCGCCGCGGCGACTCCTGGCCGATCCACCGCACCATCTGCTGGGTCGCGGGCTGGCTGCTGTTCGTCTACGTCATCGACAGCGGCATCGGCATCTACGGCCGGGTCATGTTCTCGATCCACATGATCGAGCACATGATCATCTCGATGGGCGTGCCGCTGCTGCTCGTGCTCGGCGCCCCCGTCACTCTCGCGCTGCGGGCGCTGCCCAAGCGCAAGGACGCCACGCTCGGCCCGCGCGAGCTGATCCTCGCCACGGTGCACTCGCGGGCGACCCGCTTCTTCGGCAACCCGGTCGTGGCGGCGGTGCTGTTCTTCTTCAGCCTGGTCGTCTTCTACTACTCGCCGCTGTTCGGCCTGGCGCTGCAGACCCACACCGGGCATGTGCTGATGATCGTGCACTTCCTGCTGACCGGTTATCTGTTCGTCTGGTCGCTCATCGGCGTCGACCCCGGCCCGCCGAAGCTGCCGGCGCCGCTGCGGCTGCTGGTGCTGCTGGTCACGCTCGCCTCGCACGCGTTCTTCGGCGTGGCGCTGATGACCGGCACCACCCTGCTCGTGCCGGAGTTCTTCAACGCCCTGCAGCTGCCCTGGGTCCCCGACCCGCTGGACGACCAGCAGGCCGCCGGCGCGGTCGCGTGGGGCACCGGTGAGCTGCCCACGGTGATCCTCGCCGTGCTGGTGACGGCAGACTGGTTGCGCTCGGACAACAAGGAGGCCCGGCGCCAGGAGCGTCAGGCCGAGCGTGACGACGACGCCGACCTGAAGGCGTACAACGAATATCTGGCCGGCCGCGCCGGCCGTGGTGGACCGCCCAAGGAGTGA
- a CDS encoding carbon-nitrogen family hydrolase, with protein MRIAVIQLAYDDSESVAERTERAAGLVEQQRGHDLVVLPELWSAGGFDYRSWEERAQQVDGDVVQRMAQAAREIGAMVHAGSIVERPGDETGPEGKELWNTSVVLDATGERVATYRKIHRFGFGGGEPKLMEAGEDVVLLDLPDGSRGALSTCYDLRFPELYRAQIDQGATVFVIPAAWPMARVEHWRLLLRARALEDQCVVVGCNTAGTHAGTEMGGHSAVVSPTGEVLAEAGAGEEVLSVEVDTSTVAKAREDFPVLADRRL; from the coding sequence ATGCGCATCGCCGTGATCCAGCTGGCGTACGACGACAGCGAGTCCGTCGCCGAGCGCACCGAGCGCGCGGCCGGGCTCGTGGAGCAGCAGCGCGGCCACGACCTCGTGGTGCTGCCCGAGCTGTGGTCGGCGGGCGGGTTCGACTACCGCTCGTGGGAGGAGCGCGCCCAGCAGGTCGACGGTGACGTCGTGCAGCGCATGGCGCAGGCCGCCCGCGAGATCGGCGCGATGGTGCACGCCGGGTCGATCGTCGAGCGCCCCGGCGACGAGACCGGCCCCGAGGGCAAGGAGCTGTGGAACACCTCGGTCGTCCTCGACGCCACCGGCGAGCGCGTCGCGACCTACCGCAAGATCCACCGGTTCGGCTTCGGCGGCGGCGAGCCCAAGCTGATGGAGGCGGGCGAGGACGTCGTGCTGCTCGACCTGCCCGACGGGTCGCGAGGCGCGCTGTCGACCTGCTACGACCTGCGCTTCCCCGAGCTCTATCGGGCCCAGATCGACCAGGGCGCAACAGTTTTCGTCATTCCCGCCGCGTGGCCGATGGCGCGCGTGGAGCACTGGCGTCTGCTGCTGCGCGCCCGCGCGCTGGAGGACCAGTGCGTCGTCGTCGGCTGCAACACCGCCGGCACCCACGCGGGCACCGAGATGGGCGGCCACAGCGCCGTCGTCTCGCCCACGGGCGAGGTGCTGGCCGAGGCCGGTGCGGGCGAGGAGGTGCTGTCGGTCGAGGTCGACACCAGCACGGTCGCCAAGGCCCGCGAGGACTTCCCGGTGCTGGCCGACCGCCGCCTCTGA
- the aroQ gene encoding type II 3-dehydroquinate dehydratase, whose product MAMRVLVVNGPNLNLLGQREPDVYGAGTLADAEQRCVAVAGELDCELTWVQSNREGDLVDAVQGAAGSADALIVNAAGYTHTSVALRDALAAVALPFVEVHVSNVFARDAFRHHSYLSDLASGVIVGCGIQGYELALRRLADLG is encoded by the coding sequence ATGGCGATGCGCGTGCTGGTGGTCAACGGCCCCAACCTCAACCTGCTCGGTCAGCGTGAGCCCGACGTCTACGGCGCGGGCACCCTGGCCGACGCCGAGCAGCGGTGCGTCGCCGTGGCCGGCGAGCTCGACTGCGAGCTGACCTGGGTGCAGTCCAACCGCGAGGGCGACCTGGTCGACGCGGTGCAGGGCGCCGCCGGGAGCGCGGACGCGCTGATCGTCAACGCCGCCGGATACACCCACACCTCGGTCGCGCTGCGCGACGCGCTCGCGGCGGTGGCGCTGCCGTTCGTCGAGGTGCACGTGTCCAACGTGTTCGCCCGCGACGCCTTCCGGCACCACTCCTACCTGTCCGACCTCGCCTCCGGCGTGATCGTGGGCTGCGGCATCCAGGGTTACGAGCTGGCGTTGCGCCGGCTGGCCGATTTGGGCTGA
- a CDS encoding acyl-CoA dehydrogenase — protein sequence MGHYKSNVRDLEFNLFEVFGREDVLGAGPYAELDADTAREMLQQMSVLAENDLAASFDDADRHPPVYDPATTDVQIPESFKKSYQAYIDSGFWAVDVPGELDGTVAPPSLKWAMNEMVLGANPAIAMYAASYAFAKLLYVLGTDEQKKLARWIVEKGWHCTMVLTEPDAGSDVGAGRTKAAQNDDGTWNVTGVKRFITSAESDMVDNVIHFVLARPEGAGPGTKGLSLFIVPKFHVDLETGELGERNGAYVTNVEHKMGLKVSTTCELTFGDKEPATGTLLGDEHNGIAQMFRVIEHARMLVGTKAIATLSTGYLNALDYAKERVQGADMTTPAKDAPRVTITHHPDVRRSLMLQKAYAEGLRALVIFTASQQDTVDVEQLRTGSETVAQDSPAYLAQRVNDLLLPIVKGVGSERAWVLLGTESLQTFGGSGFLQDYPVEQYIRDAKIDTLYEGTTAIQSLDFFFRKIIKDQGQAIGWLAQEIAATVKGGAGDDTLKTERELLGKAVDDFQAILGVMGGHAMAAMDQPEEAYKVGLNSVRLLMGAGDVIIGWLLLRQAEVAQARLDAGDAGKDEAFYTGKVAAAKFFAQTVLPRLAADRVIAEGVNLELMELPEAAF from the coding sequence GTGGGTCACTACAAGAGCAACGTGCGCGACCTGGAGTTCAACCTCTTCGAGGTCTTCGGGCGCGAGGACGTCCTGGGGGCCGGGCCCTACGCCGAGCTCGACGCCGACACCGCGCGCGAGATGCTGCAGCAGATGTCGGTCCTGGCCGAGAACGACCTGGCCGCCTCGTTCGACGACGCCGACCGCCACCCGCCGGTCTACGACCCGGCGACCACCGACGTACAGATCCCCGAGAGCTTCAAGAAGAGCTACCAGGCCTACATCGACTCCGGCTTCTGGGCCGTCGACGTCCCGGGCGAGCTCGACGGCACGGTCGCGCCGCCGTCGCTGAAGTGGGCGATGAACGAGATGGTGCTCGGCGCCAACCCGGCGATCGCGATGTACGCCGCGAGCTACGCCTTCGCCAAGCTGCTGTACGTCCTCGGCACCGACGAGCAGAAGAAGCTGGCTCGGTGGATCGTCGAGAAGGGCTGGCACTGCACGATGGTGCTGACCGAGCCCGACGCGGGCTCCGACGTGGGCGCCGGCCGCACCAAGGCCGCGCAGAACGACGACGGCACCTGGAACGTCACGGGCGTGAAGCGCTTCATCACCTCGGCCGAGTCCGACATGGTCGACAACGTCATCCACTTCGTGCTCGCCCGCCCCGAGGGCGCCGGCCCGGGCACCAAGGGCCTGTCGCTGTTCATCGTCCCCAAGTTCCACGTCGACCTGGAGACCGGCGAGCTGGGCGAGCGCAACGGCGCCTACGTCACCAACGTCGAGCACAAGATGGGCCTGAAGGTCTCGACCACCTGCGAGCTGACGTTCGGCGACAAGGAGCCGGCCACCGGCACCCTGCTCGGCGACGAGCACAACGGCATCGCCCAGATGTTCCGCGTCATCGAGCACGCGCGAATGCTGGTGGGCACCAAGGCGATCGCGACCCTGTCGACCGGTTACCTCAACGCGCTCGACTACGCCAAGGAGCGCGTGCAGGGCGCCGACATGACCACCCCGGCCAAGGACGCGCCGCGCGTCACGATCACCCACCACCCCGACGTGCGCCGGTCGCTGATGCTGCAGAAGGCGTACGCCGAGGGCCTGCGCGCGCTGGTGATCTTCACCGCCTCGCAGCAGGACACCGTCGACGTCGAGCAGCTGCGCACCGGCAGCGAGACGGTCGCGCAGGACTCGCCGGCCTACCTCGCCCAGCGGGTCAACGACCTGCTGCTGCCGATCGTCAAGGGCGTGGGCTCGGAGCGGGCGTGGGTGCTGCTCGGCACCGAGTCGCTGCAGACCTTCGGCGGTTCGGGCTTCCTGCAGGACTACCCCGTCGAGCAGTACATCCGCGACGCCAAGATCGACACCCTCTACGAGGGCACCACGGCGATCCAGTCGCTCGACTTCTTCTTCCGCAAGATCATCAAGGACCAGGGTCAGGCCATCGGCTGGCTCGCCCAGGAGATCGCCGCGACCGTCAAGGGCGGCGCCGGCGACGACACGCTGAAGACCGAGCGCGAGCTGCTCGGCAAGGCCGTCGACGACTTCCAGGCGATCCTCGGCGTCATGGGCGGCCACGCCATGGCGGCGATGGACCAGCCCGAGGAGGCCTACAAGGTCGGCCTCAACTCGGTGCGGCTGCTGATGGGCGCGGGTGACGTGATCATCGGCTGGCTGCTGCTGCGCCAGGCCGAGGTCGCCCAGGCCCGGCTCGACGCGGGCGACGCCGGCAAGGACGAGGCGTTCTACACCGGCAAGGTCGCGGCCGCGAAGTTCTTCGCGCAGACCGTCCTCCCGCGCCTCGCCGCCGATCGGGTGATCGCCGAGGGCGTCAACCTGGAGCTGATGGAGCTGCCCGAGGCCGCGTTCTGA
- a CDS encoding amidase yields MVDDGLVWLSATELVRAYAGGDLSPVEVHRAVQRRIAELEPTVNAFWQRDALESERAAQQSEARWRVGEPLGPIDGVPITLKENVARAGVPMPAGNAGVTPVVPDRNAPITDRVLESGAVVLGSTVMPDWGMLSSGVSSLHGITRSPLDPRLTTGGSSSGAGAAAAGGFGPLHVGTDIGGSIRLPGTWLGLATLKPSDGRVPIDVPYLGRVAGPMARTVDDLALLMSVIAQPDPRDWASLPPAEIDWDTSGFEPRSVRVGLLLDAGCGMPVDPEVRAVVERAAGALGDAGAEVVPLEPWMTDDLLADLDTFWRVRSYVDLVALPPEQRERVLPFIARWATAAADTPGTRLMQCYTATNTIRARTVAATQAYDIVLSPVAPMAAFPAEWPMPWGEGDTAMAHIGFTVPLNMSGQPAATADAGRTADGRTVGVQVAGRRFDDLGVLRAARWLESALRGR; encoded by the coding sequence GTGGTCGATGACGGATTGGTGTGGCTGAGCGCGACCGAGCTGGTGCGGGCGTACGCCGGTGGTGACCTCTCCCCGGTCGAGGTCCACCGCGCGGTGCAGCGCCGCATCGCCGAGCTGGAGCCGACGGTCAACGCGTTCTGGCAGCGCGACGCGCTGGAGTCCGAGCGCGCGGCGCAGCAGAGCGAGGCCCGCTGGCGGGTGGGCGAACCGCTCGGCCCCATCGACGGTGTCCCGATCACGCTGAAGGAGAACGTCGCCCGCGCCGGCGTGCCCATGCCGGCGGGCAACGCCGGGGTCACGCCGGTGGTGCCCGACCGCAACGCCCCGATCACCGACCGCGTGCTGGAGTCGGGCGCGGTCGTGCTCGGGTCGACGGTGATGCCCGACTGGGGGATGCTCTCCTCCGGCGTCTCGTCGCTGCACGGGATCACCCGCAGCCCGCTCGACCCGAGGCTCACGACGGGCGGGTCGAGCTCGGGCGCCGGCGCGGCCGCGGCCGGCGGGTTCGGCCCGCTGCACGTCGGCACCGACATCGGCGGCTCGATCCGGCTGCCCGGCACCTGGCTGGGGCTTGCGACGCTCAAGCCGTCGGACGGGCGGGTGCCGATCGACGTGCCCTACCTCGGCCGCGTCGCCGGGCCGATGGCCCGCACGGTGGACGACCTCGCGCTGCTCATGTCGGTCATCGCGCAGCCCGACCCGCGCGACTGGGCGAGCCTGCCGCCGGCCGAGATCGACTGGGACACTTCGGGATTCGAGCCTCGATCAGTGCGGGTGGGGCTGCTGCTCGACGCCGGCTGCGGCATGCCGGTCGACCCCGAGGTGCGGGCGGTGGTCGAGCGCGCCGCCGGTGCGCTCGGCGACGCCGGCGCGGAGGTCGTACCCCTCGAACCGTGGATGACCGACGACCTGCTGGCCGACCTCGACACGTTCTGGCGCGTGCGGTCCTACGTCGACCTCGTCGCCCTGCCGCCGGAGCAGCGCGAGCGGGTGCTGCCGTTCATCGCGCGCTGGGCCACGGCGGCCGCCGACACCCCGGGCACCCGGCTGATGCAGTGCTACACCGCGACCAACACCATCCGGGCGCGCACGGTGGCGGCGACCCAGGCGTACGACATCGTCCTGTCTCCCGTCGCGCCCATGGCGGCCTTCCCCGCCGAGTGGCCGATGCCGTGGGGCGAGGGCGACACCGCGATGGCGCACATCGGGTTCACCGTGCCGCTCAACATGTCCGGCCAGCCCGCGGCGACGGCTGACGCCGGGCGCACCGCCGACGGGCGCACGGTCGGGGTGCAGGTCGCCGGCCGCCGCTTCGACGACCTCGGGGTGCTGCGCGCGGCCCGGTGGCTCGAGTCCGCCCTGCGGGGGCGCTGA
- a CDS encoding ABC transporter substrate-binding protein, translating into MTRKIALVSSVVGLSLLTAACNAGSGGGAGSSSASGSGSGASGPSGESVTIGLVAEPASLDFTKNDGAAIPQVELGNIYETLVKQDQSGKIVPGLAEKWTVSPDRETYTFDLRPDVTFTGGQKLTADDVVWSINQVKSAWTIAIKAKMDPVSKAEKVGDNQVRVTLSQPSNSWLFNMTTRVGAIFSRTAADQLATKPVGTGPYAFSTWRRGDSIVLTRNEDYWGKKPYFKTVTLKYFKDPTALNNALRSKTINVIGTVQAPESLGQFPTSQYQVIEGTTNGEVVLSMNSSRAPFNDKRVRQAVRYGINHRALLDTCWAGRGQLIGSMVPPTDPWYEDLTKVTPYDQAKAKQLLQQAGKTGTTVRLRLPSLPYAQSCGPVVKSMLEQVGFKVQTDTLEFPAAWLTTVFTNSDYDLSMVSHVEPRDLPTVFGDPDYYTHFSNPQMAGLLKAADTGTPQQETASMKKAARLIADDAGADFLFLLPNLIVADKNITGLPKNAITEGFDLSTLGRS; encoded by the coding sequence GTGACCCGCAAGATCGCCCTCGTCAGCTCGGTCGTCGGGCTGTCGCTGCTCACCGCCGCGTGCAACGCCGGCTCGGGCGGCGGCGCCGGCTCCTCCTCCGCCAGCGGCTCCGGCTCGGGTGCGTCCGGCCCGTCCGGCGAGTCGGTCACGATCGGCCTGGTGGCCGAGCCGGCGAGCCTCGACTTCACCAAGAACGACGGCGCGGCCATCCCGCAGGTCGAGCTCGGCAACATCTACGAGACGCTCGTCAAGCAGGACCAGAGCGGCAAGATCGTGCCCGGCCTCGCCGAGAAGTGGACCGTCTCGCCCGACCGGGAGACCTACACCTTCGACCTGCGGCCGGACGTCACCTTCACCGGCGGCCAGAAGCTCACCGCCGACGACGTCGTGTGGTCGATCAACCAGGTGAAGTCGGCCTGGACCATCGCCATCAAGGCCAAGATGGACCCGGTCTCCAAGGCCGAGAAGGTCGGCGACAACCAGGTGCGCGTGACGCTCAGCCAGCCCAGCAACAGCTGGCTGTTCAACATGACCACCCGGGTGGGTGCGATCTTCAGCCGCACCGCGGCCGACCAGCTCGCCACCAAGCCGGTCGGCACCGGCCCGTACGCCTTCAGCACCTGGCGCCGCGGCGACTCGATCGTGCTGACCCGCAACGAGGACTACTGGGGCAAGAAGCCCTACTTCAAGACCGTCACGCTGAAGTACTTCAAGGACCCGACCGCGCTCAACAACGCGCTGCGCTCCAAGACCATCAACGTCATCGGCACCGTGCAGGCGCCGGAGTCGCTCGGCCAGTTCCCGACGAGCCAGTACCAAGTCATCGAGGGGACGACCAACGGCGAGGTCGTGCTGTCGATGAACTCCTCGCGAGCTCCCTTCAACGACAAGCGAGTTCGCCAGGCCGTGCGATACGGCATCAACCACCGGGCGCTCCTCGACACCTGCTGGGCCGGGCGCGGTCAGCTCATCGGCTCGATGGTGCCGCCCACCGACCCCTGGTACGAAGACCTCACCAAGGTCACGCCGTACGACCAGGCCAAGGCCAAGCAGCTGCTGCAGCAGGCCGGCAAGACCGGCACCACCGTCCGGCTGCGGCTGCCGTCGCTGCCCTACGCGCAGTCGTGCGGGCCGGTCGTGAAGAGCATGCTCGAGCAGGTCGGGTTCAAGGTGCAGACCGACACCCTGGAGTTCCCCGCCGCGTGGCTGACGACCGTCTTCACCAACAGCGACTACGACCTGTCGATGGTGTCGCACGTCGAACCCCGTGACCTGCCAACGGTTTTCGGCGACCCTGACTACTACACCCACTTCAGCAACCCGCAGATGGCCGGGCTGCTCAAGGCCGCCGACACGGGCACCCCGCAGCAGGAGACCGCCAGCATGAAGAAGGCCGCGCGGCTCATCGCCGACGACGCCGGCGCCGACTTCCTGTTCCTGCTCCCGAACCTGATCGTCGCCGACAAGAACATCACCGGCCTCCCCAAGAACGCCATCACCGAGGGCTTCGACCTGTCGACGCTGGGCCGCTCCTGA
- a CDS encoding ABC transporter permease, with protein MLLRVLTRLGVLLASLLASSVVVFGLMAVLPGSPARVALGVNATDEAVADLEREFGLDDPLPVQYWRWITGLLRMDLGESYISRAAIAPQIADRFQVTLWLVVCAMVLAMLVAVPLGTLMAVRHRQLSGLVLSTLSQVGVSIPAFLAGILLVAVFAVGLGWLPSGGWTPPAQDPALFLQQLILPVTSLALVQAAVLARYVRSSVLEVMREDYIRTARAKGLSPMRALVRHGLRNAAIPVVTVLGLQLATLLVGAVVVERVFVIPGLGSGLLDAVANRDLLMVQDIVMLLVAAVLVVSFVVDLLYLVIDPRLRGAR; from the coding sequence GTGCTGCTGCGCGTCCTGACCCGCCTCGGGGTGCTGCTGGCGAGCCTGCTCGCCAGCAGCGTCGTCGTGTTCGGACTCATGGCCGTGCTGCCCGGCAGCCCGGCGCGAGTTGCCTTGGGGGTCAACGCAACCGACGAAGCAGTCGCCGATCTGGAGCGCGAGTTCGGGCTGGACGACCCGCTGCCCGTGCAGTACTGGCGCTGGATCACCGGGCTGCTGCGCATGGACCTGGGCGAGTCGTACATCTCCCGTGCGGCGATCGCCCCGCAGATCGCCGACCGCTTCCAGGTCACGCTCTGGCTGGTGGTGTGCGCGATGGTGCTCGCGATGCTCGTGGCCGTGCCGCTCGGCACCCTCATGGCCGTACGCCATCGGCAGCTCTCCGGGCTGGTCCTGTCGACCCTTTCGCAGGTCGGCGTCTCGATCCCCGCGTTCCTCGCCGGCATCCTGCTCGTCGCGGTGTTCGCGGTCGGCCTGGGCTGGCTGCCCTCCGGCGGCTGGACGCCACCGGCGCAGGACCCGGCGCTGTTCCTGCAGCAGCTGATCCTGCCGGTCACCTCGCTGGCGCTGGTGCAGGCGGCGGTGCTCGCGCGCTACGTGCGCAGCTCGGTGCTGGAGGTCATGCGCGAGGACTACATCCGCACGGCGCGGGCCAAGGGACTCAGCCCGATGCGCGCCCTGGTGCGCCACGGGCTGCGCAACGCGGCGATCCCGGTCGTCACCGTGCTCGGGCTGCAGCTGGCGACGCTGCTGGTCGGCGCGGTCGTCGTCGAGCGGGTCTTCGTGATCCCGGGGCTGGGGTCGGGGCTGCTCGATGCCGTCGCCAACCGCGACCTGCTGATGGTGCAGGACATCGTCATGCTGCTCGTCGCGGCGGTGCTCGTCGTGAGCTTCGTCGTCGACCTGCTGTATCTCGTCATCGACCCGCGGCTGCGAGGCGCGCGATGA
- a CDS encoding ABC transporter permease yields MTAAITRLRRRANPSVVVGGLLVLAVVLAALVSFVWTPYPPTLVTPEDRLAGFSADHLLGGDRLGRDVLSQLLVGARTTLLVGILSVGLAALVGVPLGLLAAMSRRQPWLDGLVMRASDLLLAFPALLLAIMLAAVYGGSVVTAMVAIGIATVPAFARVVRSGALVVLESDYVLAARAAGRRPFAIALRHVLPNVMNLVIVQASVSFAIAILAEAALSYLGLGAPPDTPSWGRMLQEHQSYLDQAPRLVVIPGLAIALAVLGFNLLGDGLRDLLDPRLAKHVAGSDSGGQR; encoded by the coding sequence ATGACCGCGGCGATCACCCGGCTGCGCCGGCGAGCCAACCCCAGCGTCGTGGTGGGCGGCCTGCTCGTGCTCGCCGTCGTCCTGGCCGCGCTCGTGTCGTTCGTCTGGACGCCCTACCCGCCGACGCTCGTCACCCCCGAGGACCGGCTCGCCGGGTTCTCCGCAGACCACCTGCTGGGCGGCGACCGGCTCGGCCGTGACGTGTTATCCCAGCTGCTGGTCGGTGCGCGCACGACCCTGCTCGTCGGCATCCTGTCGGTCGGTCTGGCCGCGCTCGTCGGGGTCCCGCTGGGGCTGCTCGCCGCGATGTCGCGCCGGCAGCCCTGGCTCGACGGGCTGGTCATGCGCGCGAGCGACCTGCTGCTGGCCTTCCCGGCCCTGCTGCTGGCGATCATGCTGGCCGCGGTGTACGGCGGCAGCGTCGTCACCGCGATGGTCGCCATCGGCATCGCGACCGTCCCCGCGTTCGCCCGCGTGGTGCGCAGCGGTGCGCTCGTGGTGCTGGAGAGCGACTACGTCCTGGCCGCCCGCGCGGCGGGCCGGCGGCCGTTCGCGATCGCGCTGCGGCACGTGCTGCCCAACGTCATGAACCTGGTCATCGTCCAGGCGTCCGTGTCGTTCGCCATCGCGATCCTCGCGGAGGCGGCGCTGTCCTACCTCGGCCTCGGCGCGCCCCCGGACACGCCCTCGTGGGGGCGGATGCTGCAGGAGCACCAGTCCTACCTCGACCAGGCGCCGCGGCTGGTGGTGATCCCCGGGCTCGCGATCGCGCTGGCCGTGCTGGGGTTCAACCTGCTCGGCGACGGCCTGCGCGACCTGCTCGACCCGCGCCTGGCGAAGCACGTGGCGGGGAGCGACTCGGGGGGCCAACGATGA
- a CDS encoding ABC transporter ATP-binding protein, whose product MLDVRDLSVTVGPVGLVHDLTFAIGQGERVGLIGESGSGKSITALALMGLLPEGLSATGDVRLAGVEPNLLTAPERTLAGLRGRTMSMIFQEPMTALNPTMRVGDQVAEAMRIHRTRSNRKAARAAAVELLDDVGLPSPGEVARAYPHQLSGGQRQRVVTAIALANDPALLICDEPTTALDVTVQALVLDLIVRGVAAREAAMLFITHDLGVVATVCDRVLVMYGGRIVEAGPVAEVFARPRHRYTQGLLAASDLAVGGDGRLATIPGAVPQAGQFPAGCVFRTRCAHADARCEQQPPWVGDEDDGHACVHPATGEEGAA is encoded by the coding sequence GTGCTGGACGTGCGCGACCTGTCGGTGACGGTGGGGCCGGTCGGTCTGGTGCACGACCTGACGTTCGCGATCGGGCAGGGGGAGCGGGTCGGCCTGATCGGGGAGTCGGGGTCGGGCAAGTCGATCACCGCCCTGGCGCTCATGGGTCTGCTGCCGGAAGGGCTGTCGGCGACCGGGGACGTACGTCTGGCCGGGGTCGAGCCGAACCTGCTCACCGCTCCCGAGCGCACCCTCGCGGGGCTGCGCGGACGCACGATGTCGATGATCTTCCAGGAGCCGATGACGGCGCTCAACCCGACGATGCGGGTCGGCGACCAGGTGGCCGAGGCCATGCGGATCCACCGAACTCGCAGCAACCGCAAGGCTGCTCGCGCGGCGGCGGTCGAGCTGCTCGACGACGTGGGGCTGCCCTCTCCGGGAGAGGTGGCGCGGGCGTACCCCCATCAGCTGTCGGGCGGGCAGCGGCAACGGGTCGTCACGGCGATCGCGCTCGCCAACGACCCGGCGCTGCTGATCTGCGACGAGCCGACCACCGCGCTCGACGTGACCGTGCAGGCGCTCGTGCTCGACCTGATCGTGCGCGGGGTCGCGGCGCGCGAGGCGGCGATGCTGTTCATCACCCACGACCTCGGGGTGGTCGCGACGGTGTGCGACCGCGTGCTGGTGATGTACGGCGGGCGCATCGTCGAGGCGGGCCCGGTCGCCGAGGTCTTCGCCCGGCCGCGGCACCGCTACACGCAGGGGCTGCTCGCCGCCTCCGACCTCGCGGTGGGAGGCGACGGGCGGCTGGCCACGATCCCCGGGGCGGTGCCGCAGGCGGGGCAGTTCCCGGCGGGCTGCGTCTTCCGCACCCGGTGCGCCCACGCCGACGCCCGCTGCGAGCAGCAGCCGCCGTGGGTCGGCGACGAGGACGACGGACACGCCTGCGTGCACCCGGCGACCGGTGAGGAGGGGGCGGCATGA